A single window of Drosophila suzukii chromosome 3, CBGP_Dsuzu_IsoJpt1.0, whole genome shotgun sequence DNA harbors:
- the LOC108018651 gene encoding uncharacterized protein, giving the protein MDEELKLINSNLSNALTKLKDSKSDDLQDRKKKMAQLIRLHLQHVQTTVITHRRRTQQRARRRFRMLRSFFMRQMMEMHSNYLQMYAMLRLKHSQAEDTDSEASDEGGQPPEEMDLLADFPNFDSHFFEHVVPEMSEEEFLNTLHVSRGTFETLCKQLAPTLRVSEELTRRVPAISPEKCVALALYFLASGERLSLIAERFSLPRPRVIKCLKVFCNAVMSTLGRALRQLPHHPVDCNGVAEGFQRESNMPAALVGVLGVCSIPIRANGDAKNSVLRMEYLLDDRMLFRELQLGCGSRATMAPMFSYAPNTLSTLPKFRINSRPVPAFVLAPVNQNYPLRPWLLQRYTDPIAPHEHDFNEVAEHLQELSDCALHRLMSRWSFLSQPLDISFHTASCIITAAAVLHNLLEELSEPHMLEWGNSVDVSKFRAEPLSDSIEEDAQSHAALEVRDFLARTISSTEI; this is encoded by the coding sequence atggacGAGGAACTGAAATTAATCAACAGCAATTTGAGCAATGCCCTCACCAAGTTGAAAGACAGCAAAAGCGATGATCTGCAGGATCGCAAGAAGAAGATGGCCCAGCTGATCCGCCTGCACCTGCAACACGTGCAGACCACCGTGATCACCCACAGGCGGAGGACGCAGCAGAGGGCCAGGCGGCGGTTCAGGATGCTGCGCTCCTTCTTCATGCGGCAGATGATGGAGATGCACTCGAACTACCTGCAGATGTACGCCATGCTGCGCTTGAAGCATTCCCAAGCCGAGGACACGGACTCCGAGGCCAGCGATGAGGGTGGACAGCCGCCTGAGGAGATGGACCTGCTGGCTGACTTTCCAAACTTCGATTCCCACTTTTTTGAGCATGTGGTCCCCGAGATGAGCGAAGAGGAGTTCCTCAACACTCTCCACGTTTCCCGCGGAACCTTCGAGACTCTCTGCAAGCAGTTGGCCCCCACTCTGCGGGTTTCGGAGGAACTGACTCGAAGAGTGCCGGCCATTTCGCCCGAAAAGTGCGTTGCCCTGGCCCTGTACTTCTTGGCCAGTGGCGAGCGGCTCTCCTTGATTGCCGAGCGGTTTTCCCTGCCTCGTCCCAGAGTTATCAAGTGCCTTAAGGTCTTCTGCAACGCCGTAATGTCCACATTGGGCCGGGCGCTTCGGCAGTTGCCACATCACCCTGTGGACTGCAATGGTGTGGCCGAGGGCTTTCAGCGCGAGAGCAACATGCCCGCTGCACTTGTCGGCGTCCTGGGTGTCTGCTCTATACCCATCCGGGCCAATGGCGATGCCAAAAACTCCGTGCTGCGCATGGAGTACCTCTTGGACGATCGGATGCTCTTTCGGGAGCTGCAATTGGGTTGTGGCTCGCGGGCCACAATGGCGCCCATGTTTTCGTACGCACCCAACACCCTCTCGACCCTGCCCAAATTCCGCATTAATTCCCGTCCTGTACCGGCTTTTGTCTTGGCTCCAGTGAACCAGAACTATCCTCTGCGTCCTTGGCTGCTGCAGCGCTATACCGATCCGATTGCCCCGCATGAGCACGACTTCAATGAGGTGGCCGAGCACCTGCAGGAGTTGAGTGACTGCGCCCTGCATCGCCTCATGTCCCGCTGGAGTTTCCTCAGTCAGCCGCTGGACATTAGCTTTCACACAGCATCCTGCATCATCACAGCAGCCGCCGTGCTGCACAATCTACTGGAGGAATTGAGTGAACCGCACATGCTGGAGTGGGGCAATTCGGTGGATGTGTCCAAGTTTCGGGCAGAACCGCTGTCAGACTCAATTGAAGAGGACGCGCAGTCCCATGCGGCGCTAGAAGTGCGTGATTTCTTAGCTAGAACCATAAGCTCCACAGAAATTTAA
- the RpL10Ab gene encoding large ribosomal subunit protein uL1, with amino-acid sequence MASKVSRDTLYEGVNGLLDASAKKKRGFLETVELQIGLKNYDPQKDKRFSGTVKLKHIPRPKMKVCILGDQQHCDEAKANNVDFMDAEALKKLNKNKKLVKKLAKSYDAFLASESLIKQIPRLLGPGLNKAGKFPALLSHQESMIGKIEEVKSTIKFQMKKVLCLSVAVGHVGMKSDELAQNVNLSINFLVSLLKKNWQNVRSLHVKSSMGPPQRLY; translated from the exons ATGGC ATCGAAAGTCTCGCGTGACACGCTCTACGAGGGCGTCAATGGACTCCTGGACGCTTCGGCCAAGAAGAAGCGCGGCTTCCTCGAGACGGTGGAGCTGCAGATCGGCCTGAAGAACTACGATCCCCAGAAGGACAAGCGTTTCTCCGGCACCGTCAA GTTGAAGCACATCCCCCGTCCCAAGATGAAGGTGTGCATCCTTGGCGATCAGCAGCATTGCGACGAGGCCAAGGCCAACAACGTTGACTTCATGGATGCCGAGGCCCTCAAGAAGCTGAACAAGAACAAGAAGTTGGTGAAGAAGCTGGCCAAGTCCTACGACGCCTTCCTGGCTTCCGAGTCTCTGATCAAGCAGATTCCCCGTCTGCTTGGCCCTGGCTTGAACAAGGCCGGCAAGTTCCCTGCCCTGCTGTCTCATCAGGAGTCCATGATCGGCAAGATCGAGGAGGTCAAGTCGACCATCAAGTTCCAGATGAAGAAGGTGCTCTGCCTGTCCGTCGCCGTCGGCCACGTGGGCATGAAGTCCGACGAGCTGGCCCAGAACGTCAACCTGTCGATCAACTTCTTGGTGTCGCTGCTGAAGAAGAACTGGCAGAACGTGCGCTCCCTGCACGTCAAGTCCTCCATGGGACCCCCTCAGCGCCTCTACTAG
- the LOC108018656 gene encoding NADH-cytochrome b5 reductase 3 isoform X1 has product MARVVESNFVPIAVGVVAVVAGALILHYLLNKKSTKPRREPNRTARLRTLVDPNDKYLLPLIEKENLSHDTRRFRFGLPSKQHVLGLPVGQHIHLIATIDNELVIRPYTPISSDEDVGYVDLVVKVYFKDTHPKFPAGGKMTQHLEQLELGDKISFRGPSGRLQYLGNGTFSIKKLRKDPPKHVTAKRVNMIAGGTGITPMLQLAREVLKRSDKDKTELALLFANQSEKDILLRAELDELAQKYPDQFKVWYTVDKAGEGWPYSVGFINEDMIAAHLLPAKDDTSVLLCGPPPMINFACNPALDKLGFHPDTRFAY; this is encoded by the exons ATGGCCCGTGTCGTCGAGAGCAAT TTCGTGCCGATCGCCGTGGGCGTGGTTGCCGTAGTTGCCGGCGCATTGATCCTCCACTATCTGCTGAACAAGAAGTCCACGAAGCCACGAAGGGAACCGAATCGCACCGCCCGCCTGCGCACCCTGGTGGACCCCAATGACAAGTATCTGCTGCCCCTGATCGAAAAGGAAAATCTCAGCCACGACACCAGGCGATTCCGGTTTGGATTGCCCTCCAAGCAGCACGTGCTAGGACTGCCCGTTGGCCAGCACATCCATTTGATCGCCACCATCGACAATGAGCTTGTCATCAGGCCATACACACCCATCTCGTCCGACGAGGATGTTGGCTACGTCGATCTCGTGGTCAAGGTGTACTTTAAGGACACACATCCCAAGTTCCCTGCCGGCGGCAAGATGACACAGCACCTGGAACAGCTCGAGTTGGGCGACAAGATATCGTTCCGTGGTCCCTCGGGACGGCTGCAGTATCTCGGCAACGGCACCTTCTCCATCAAGAAGCTGCGCAAGGATCCGCCCAAGCATGTGACCGCCAAGCGGGTGAACATGATCGCCGGCGGCACTGGCATTACCCCCATGCTCCAACTGGCCAGAGAAGTGCTCAAGCGCAGCGACAAGGACAAGACTGAACTGGCGTTGCTGTTCGCCAACCAG AGTGAAAAGGACATTCTGCTCCGCGCCGAGCTGGACGAACTGGCTCAAAAGTATCCCGACCAGTTCAAGGTCTGGTACACCGTCGATAAGGCCGGAGAAG GTTGGCCGTACAGCGTTGGCTTTATCAATGAGGACATGATTGCCGCCCACCTGCTTCCCGCCAAGGACGATACCAGTGTGCTGCTCTGTGGCCCACCGCCCATGATCAACTTCGCCTGCAACCCCGCACTGGACAAACTCGGCTTCCACCCGGACACCCGTTTCGCCTACTAA
- the LOC108018659 gene encoding serine/threonine-protein phosphatase 4 catalytic subunit encodes MSDADRLVANLRRVPVRLPKELEVRQLCRSLGDLLAGEANLLSLQSPQIVCGDIHGQFQDLLHLLDVGGSVQQHRYLFLGDLVDRGKNSVETFLLLAALKVRHPGQVSLLRGNHECRSATRSYGFYEECLAQYGSANVWRMCCRVFDLLPLAAIIDGKIFCVHGGLSPEIKQLDEFCKLDRRHEIPESGCIADLLWSDPQEAPGWTASPRGHGKLFGGDVVKEFSRTNGISLICRAHQLAQDGFQWHFGHQLVTIWSAPNYCYRCGNKAAILRVNSGEDYDFEVFEAQALHTKPQPKRPKKRCRQFFL; translated from the coding sequence ATGAGTGATGCGGATCGTCTGGTGGCCAATCTGCGCCGAGTGCCCGTCCGTCTGCCCAAGGAGTTGGAGGTGCGCCAGCTGTGCCGATCCCTGGGCGACTTGCTTGCCGGCGAGGCCAACCTGCTGAGCCTGCAGAGTCCGCAGATCGTGTGCGGCGACATCCACGGGCAGTTTCAGGATCTGCTGCACCTACTGGATGTGGGCGGATCAGTCCAGCAACATCGCTACTTGTTCCTGGGTGACCTGGTGGATCGGGGCAAAAACAGCGTGGAGACCTTTCTGCTGCTGGCTGCCCTCAAGGTCCGACATCCCGGCCAGGTGAGCCTGTTGAGGGGCAACCACGAGTGCCGCAGTGCCACAAGATCCTACGGGTTCTACGAGGAGTGCCTGGCCCAGTATGGATCGGCGAATGTCTGGCGAATGTGCTGCCGGGTCTTTGATCTCTTGCCCCTCGCGGCGATCATTGATGGGAAAATATTTTGCGTTCATGGTGGCCTGTCGCCGGAAATCAAGCAGTTGGATGAGTTCTGTAAGCTGGACCGCCGCCATGAGATCCCCGAGAGCGGCTGCATAGCGGATCTCCTCTGGAGCGATCCCCAGGAGGCACCTGGATGGACTGCATCGCCGCGGGGACATGGAAAACTCTTTGGCGGCGATGTGGTGAAGGAGTTCAGCCGCACAAATGGAATCTCCCTCATATGCAGGGCTCATCAGTTGGCCCAGGATGGCTTCCAGTGGCATTTTGGCCATCAGCTTGTGACCATCTGGTCGGCACCCAACTATTGCTATCGCTGCGGCAACAAGGCGGCCATTCTGCGTGTGAATTCTGGCGAGGATTACGATTTCGAGGTGTTCGAGGCGCAGGCGCTGCACACCAAACCGCAGCCAAAAAGGCCGAAAAAGCGTTGTCGTCAGTTTTTCTTATGA
- the LOC108018656 gene encoding NADH-cytochrome b5 reductase 3 isoform X2 — translation MTEFDFVPIAVGVVAVVAGALILHYLLNKKSTKPRREPNRTARLRTLVDPNDKYLLPLIEKENLSHDTRRFRFGLPSKQHVLGLPVGQHIHLIATIDNELVIRPYTPISSDEDVGYVDLVVKVYFKDTHPKFPAGGKMTQHLEQLELGDKISFRGPSGRLQYLGNGTFSIKKLRKDPPKHVTAKRVNMIAGGTGITPMLQLAREVLKRSDKDKTELALLFANQSEKDILLRAELDELAQKYPDQFKVWYTVDKAGEGWPYSVGFINEDMIAAHLLPAKDDTSVLLCGPPPMINFACNPALDKLGFHPDTRFAY, via the exons ATGACGGAATTCGAT TTCGTGCCGATCGCCGTGGGCGTGGTTGCCGTAGTTGCCGGCGCATTGATCCTCCACTATCTGCTGAACAAGAAGTCCACGAAGCCACGAAGGGAACCGAATCGCACCGCCCGCCTGCGCACCCTGGTGGACCCCAATGACAAGTATCTGCTGCCCCTGATCGAAAAGGAAAATCTCAGCCACGACACCAGGCGATTCCGGTTTGGATTGCCCTCCAAGCAGCACGTGCTAGGACTGCCCGTTGGCCAGCACATCCATTTGATCGCCACCATCGACAATGAGCTTGTCATCAGGCCATACACACCCATCTCGTCCGACGAGGATGTTGGCTACGTCGATCTCGTGGTCAAGGTGTACTTTAAGGACACACATCCCAAGTTCCCTGCCGGCGGCAAGATGACACAGCACCTGGAACAGCTCGAGTTGGGCGACAAGATATCGTTCCGTGGTCCCTCGGGACGGCTGCAGTATCTCGGCAACGGCACCTTCTCCATCAAGAAGCTGCGCAAGGATCCGCCCAAGCATGTGACCGCCAAGCGGGTGAACATGATCGCCGGCGGCACTGGCATTACCCCCATGCTCCAACTGGCCAGAGAAGTGCTCAAGCGCAGCGACAAGGACAAGACTGAACTGGCGTTGCTGTTCGCCAACCAG AGTGAAAAGGACATTCTGCTCCGCGCCGAGCTGGACGAACTGGCTCAAAAGTATCCCGACCAGTTCAAGGTCTGGTACACCGTCGATAAGGCCGGAGAAG GTTGGCCGTACAGCGTTGGCTTTATCAATGAGGACATGATTGCCGCCCACCTGCTTCCCGCCAAGGACGATACCAGTGTGCTGCTCTGTGGCCCACCGCCCATGATCAACTTCGCCTGCAACCCCGCACTGGACAAACTCGGCTTCCACCCGGACACCCGTTTCGCCTACTAA
- the LOC118877277 gene encoding MOXD1 homolog 1 — protein sequence MYTRNSYCLRKLKKMSFQNVLWIVLAAQLSLGYGYFENNLRHEDFDVDTNGPVHHKNWIRNERMDNNGLYWLKWWINATENTIYFEVTVHTRGFAGLGFSKDGRVARADMVLLWVDDTTEQANALDCHGAQDPSSGPPVQDDTQNYDIIDGYQNSTHTNVRFKRKIETCDPFDIPFSADTFKVLWSMGDSDPLHRSLEWHGQSRGVKSLRLFSPMFTKHSRSSNSKTFDMSDIQKWDITVNNVTIQRSMDTLYWCKIVQLPELTKKQHIIGYEPLLSGKHDRNIVHHMTLFECQSKSYPGSDPSSWDIWVRSSGTVCNSNLLTPRDWDSCATPVAVWSLGSDGQFLPPHAGIPMGGASGVKYYMLEIHYDNPHGKLFVDHSGFRIHYTQNLRTYDAGILINGVSISETQLIPPGQKKYRNVGICGPSCSSVMFPEDGIKVISGTLHSHQAGRQISLRHIRSGKELNPIIVDENYDYRHQKVHQLANETVVLPGDYLITDCSYDTKLRKRPTFGGYSTKEEMCLTFITYYPRIELSGCYSMTPVREFFEMFGVYQFYSLNMTDIENMFLYSGDYVDYSTNSRNTTTKPKYGKSSNEDVIYQESLLNKLIISEPPEFHDRTFLAHLNQLPWYEPLFTKRVEQEFITGKHMTFCRVSNDSISIPSEIIRFPEFTAFVKPPTACLNYFFTENEELRSGGSRHLTFFTFSLLIFEIGLRKIVL from the coding sequence ATGTATACAAGAAATTCGTACTGTTTACGAAAACTAAAGAAAATGTCGTTTCAAAACGTATTATGGATTGTACTTGCAGCACAGCTGAGTTTGGGATATggttattttgaaaataatctCAGGCACGAAGACTTCGATGTTGATACTAATGGTCCAGTACATCACAAGAACTGGATTCGCAATGAAAGGATGGACAACAATGGGCTGTACTGGCTCAAATGGTGGATAAATGCAACAGAGAATACTATTTATTTCGAGGTAACTGTCCATACTCGAGGATTTGCTGGACTGGGATTCTCCAAGGACGGCCGAGTGGCAAGAGCAGATATGGTGCTTCTTTGGGTTGATGATACCACAGAACAAGCGAACGCATTGGATTGTCACGGGGCGCAGGATCCTTCGAGCGGACCTCCAGTGCAAGACGATACGCAAAACTATGATATCATTGATGGTTACCAAAATTCAACACATACGAATGTGAGGTTCAAACGAAAAATTGAAACTTGTGACCCATTTGATATTCCCTTCTCGGCTGATACTTTTAAAGTACTTTGGTCTATGGGGGATTCTGATCCTCTCCACAGGAGCCTAGAATGGCATGGTCAGAGCAGAGGCGTAAAATCTTTGCGATTATTTTCTCCGATGTTTACGAAACATAGTCGCAGTTCAAACTCAAAGACATTTGATATGTCGGACATACAAAAATGGGATATTACCGTGAACAATGTCACCATTCAACGATCAATGGATACACTGTACTGGTGTAAAATAGTGCAGCTACCAGAGTTAACTAAGAAACAGCACATTATTGGTTATGAACCTCTGTTGTCTGGAAAACATGATAGAAATATAGTGCACCACATGACCCTGTTTGAGTGCCAGTCAAAATCATATCCTGGATCCGACCCTTCTTCGTGGGACATTTGGGTAAGAAGTTCCGGAACGGTGTGCAACAGTAACCTACTGACACCGCGGGACTGGGATTCCTGTGCCACACCAGTTGCAGTCTGGTCGTTGGGATCCGATGGACAGTTTCTGCCTCCCCATGCAGGAATTCCAATGGGAGGGGCATCTGGAGTTAAATATTACATGCTAGAAATACACTATGATAATCCCCATGGAAAATTATTTGTAGATCATTCGGGTTTTCGAATACACTACACACAGAATCTGCGAACTTACGATGCTGGAATCCTAATAAATGGCGTTTCTATTTCGGAAACTCAACTCATCccacctggtcaaaagaagtATCGAAACGTCGGCATTTGTGGACCGTCTTGTTCAAGCGTCATGTTCCCCGAGGACGGTATCAAAGTAATTTCTGGAACTTTGCATTCACATCAAGCTGGTCGCCAAATAAGTCTTCGACATATTCGCTCTGGTAAAGAGTTAAATCCCATCATTGTAGACGAAAACTACGATTACAGACATCAAAAAGTCCATCAGCTTGCTAATGAAACGGTTGTATTACCTGGAGATTACCTTATTACAGACTGTTCCTATGACACAAAACTCAGAAAGCGACCCACATTCGGCGGCTATTCAACGAAAGAAGAAATGTGTCTTACCTTTATTACTTATTACCCAAGGATTGAGTTGTCTGGATGCTACAGTATGACACCGGTTCGCGAGTTCTTCGAGATGTTCGGTGTTTACCAATTCTATTCTTTAAATATGACTGACATTGAAAACATGTTCCTTTACAGTGGAGATTACGTTGACTATAGTACAAATTCAAGGAatacaacaacaaaaccaaAGTACGGAAAATCGTCCAACGAAGACGTTATTTACCAAGAATCTTTGTTAAACAAACTAATTATATCCGAGCCTCCCGAGTTTCACGATCGCACATTTTTAGCGCACTTAAATCAATTGCCGTGGTACGAGCCCCTCTTTACAAAACGTGTAGAGCAAGAGTTTATAACAGGGAAGCATATGACGTTTTGTCGTGTTTCCAATGATTCAATATCAATTCCATCGGAAATAATTCGGTTCCCCGAGTTTACTGCGTTTGTTAAACCTCCTACAGCctgtttaaattattttttcactGAAAATGAAGAACTTCGATCGGGAGGCTCAAGACATCTTACTTTTTTTACCTTTAGTCTGCTTATATTTGAAATTGGTTTGAGAAAAATAGTATTGTAA
- the Tasp1 gene encoding threonine aspartase 1 — MAGFVAVHTGAGNCIDETKYQRVIKEACLRATDILRNGGSAVDACEAAIIRLENCGYTNAGYGSNLCMDGSVQCDAAIMDGSTLNFGACTNVSRVKNPIQLARRICDAQSSPQLLERIPPMILAGTGAERYADEVGCSMVDPAVLISSKAKFQFNHYKSKYDLVVSSRLGKAASEEPVPVPEPGNEVELAAALDTVGAVCVDGAGNTAAGCSSGGILLKVPGRVGQAATYGAGCWATDTDDLAIATCTTGNGEYLMKTLLAREICHGAFSSDCAVTSLHKTFKQKFLDSPLLPRQQDLYAGALTLLYYPGQSSGEVMWSHTTQSFCVGYMATNQRVPKFVHSPLPTYSVPGRSCVVNGHNFHLRI, encoded by the exons ATGGCCGGCTTCGTGGCGGTGCACACAG GGGCTGGGAACTGCATCGACGAGACCAAGTACCAGCGGGTGATCAAGGAGGCGTGCCTGCGCGCTACGGACATCCTGCGCAATGGCGGATCCGCCGTGGACGCCTGCGAGGCCGCCATCATCCGGCTGGAGAACTGCGGCTACACGAACGCCGGCTACGGCTCCAATCTCTGCATGGACGGATCCGTGCAGTGCGATGCGGCCATCATGGACGGCTCCACGCTGAACTTTGGTGCCTGCACGAACGTCAGCCGTGTGAAGAACCCTATCCAGTTGGCCAGACGCATCTGTGATGCCCAGTCCAGTCCGCAGCTGCTGGAGCGCATTCCACCGATGATCCTCGCCGGCACTGGGGCCGAACGCTATGCCGACGAGGTGGGCTGCTCCATGGTGGATCCCGCCGTGCTGATCTCATCGAAGGCCAAGTTCCAGTTCAACCACTATAAGAGCAAATACGACCTGGTGGTCAGCAGCAGATTGGGCAAGGCGGCCTCCGAGGAGCCTGTGCCAGTGCCGGAGCCAGGAAACGAGGTGGAACTGGCCGCTGCCCTGGACACCGTTGGTGCAGTGTGCGTGGATGGGGCGGGGAACACGGCGGCAGGATGCAGCTCTGGCGGAATACTCCTGAAGGTTCCGGGGAGGGTGGGCCAGGCGGCAACATACGGGGCCGGCTGCTGGGCCACCGATACGGACGACCTGGCCATTGCCACCTGCACGACCGGAAACGGTGAGTACCTGATGAAAACACTGCTGGCCAGGGAGATCTGCCACGGGGCCTTCAGCAGCGACTGCGCGGTGACCAGTCTGCACAAGACGTTCAAGCAAAAGTTCCTGGACTCACCGCTGCTGCCCCGGCAGCAGGATCTCTACGCCGGAGCCCTGACCCTGCTCTACTATCCGGGCCAGAGCAGCGGCGAGGTGATGTGGAGCCACACGACGCAGTCGTTCTGTGTCGGCTACATGGCAACCAACCAGAGGGTGCCAAAG TTTGTGCATTCGCCGCTGCCCACGTACAGCGTCCCGGGGCGATCGTGCGTCGTCAATGGCCATAATTTCCATTTGCGCATTTAA
- the LOC108018655 gene encoding uncharacterized protein: MQRIIAIVAIVAAGLSLVAAQTCQECQTDNDVYCHNQTAYQNCMNGATIGDIVSCPTGTVCSNSDDVCVDSSEVSTTVLDVCGTSAGNGAQCEVCSSKYACVSSTQYVRCSSSGSLITSNVYSCGTDESCIIESLSVFGSLCVPSCAAEFAGYNASCSNSVYQPATTTAAPTTTPSATQKEDYCTAGEPSPSKGYFFTRNTGDSTCKTYLYCQKSGTDWIAIYMTCGASTPYFDSTTSICVATKPTSCSVTTTTSSSTTTTPSSTSSDSTEASTTSSATDSSTVSSSEASSTTSSTDSSTTASTSTEVPSDSSSTDSSTTASTSSSTEASDSSSTDSLTDSSTDSSTDSSTDSSTISSSSETSSSDDSSTETTTVSS, encoded by the exons ATGCAAAGGATAATAGCAATTGTGGCCATTGTGGCAGCTGGACTTTCTCTTGTGGCAGCACAGACTTGTCAGGAGTGCCAGACAGACAACGATGTGTACTGCCACAATCAGACCGCATATCAAAATTGCATGA ATGGTGCAACAATCGGAGATATTGTGTCGTGTCCCACGGGCACAGTTTGCTCCAATTCCGACGACGTCTGTGTGGACAGCTCCGAGGTGAGCACAACCGTATTAGACGTTTGTGGAACCTCTGCCGGAAACGGTGCCCAGTGCGAAGTGTGTTCCAGCAAATACGCCTGTGTCAGCAGTACCCAGTATGTCCGATGCTCCTCCAGTGGATCTCTCATAACCTCCAATGTGTACAGCTGCGGTACCGATGAAAGTTGTATCATCGAGTCTCTTTCTGTTTTTGGTTCGCTCTGTGTGCCTTCTTGTGCCGCCGAATTC GCTGGCTATAACGCATCGTGTAGCAACAGCGTGTACCAGCCCGCAACTACGACAGCTGCTCCGACAACGACGCCGAGTGCTACCCAAAAAGAGGATTACTGCACTGCTGGCGAACCTAGTCCCAGTAAAGGTTACTTCTTTACCAGGAACACCGGCGATTCCACGTGCAAGACTTACTTGTACTGCCAGAAATCGGGAACCGACTGGATAGCCATTTACATGACTTGTGGTGCCTCAACACCCTACTTCGACTCGACCACTAGCATCTGTGTGGCGACCAAGCCTACCAGCTGCTCGGTAACAACCACCACGAGTTCCTCGACCACTACAACCCCGTCTTCCACTAGTAGTGATTCAACGGAGGCTTCTACGACTTCTTCAGCGACTGATTCTTCAACGGTTTCTTCATCGGAGGCTTCTTCCACAACTTCTTCGACTGATTCTTCAACAACGGCTTCAACTTCCACTGAGGTTCCCTCTGATTCTTCTTCGACCGATTCTTCAACAACGGCTTCAACTTCTTCATCAACTGAAGCATCTGATTCTTCTTCAACTGATTCTTTAACGGATTCTTCAACTGATTCTTCAACGGATTCTTCAACTGATTCTTCAACGATTTCTTCTTCCTCGGAGACTTCTTCAAGTGATGATTCTTCCACTGAAACTACAACTGTTTCTTCGTAG
- the LOC108018658 gene encoding uncharacterized protein produces the protein MKSIIPIFAIVFCGLSVVESQNCQECLSDNEVYCLNQTSYRNCLKSSPFGNVINCPTGTVCTNSNDVCVESSEVTGTIIDVCGTSGGNGCATCTDTNYACVSKTQFARCSKEVLIDANIYSCNTDEICSSTALKKYGNICVPSCARDFLDLNATCSNSEYSTTTTAAPSTVSPSADDKISACTQAEKDLGVPSNTTYFLTIYKADITCHTYLYCQRNVDVKWETVYMSCSSSQPYYDSKKNVCVGTKPTGCP, from the exons ATGAAGTCTATTATACCGATTTTTGCCATAGTTTTTTGTGGCCTATCCGTTGTCGAGTCTCAAAATTGCCAGGAGTGCCTTTCGGACAATGAAGTTTACTGCTTAAACCAAACTTCATATAGGAATTGTTTGA AAAGTAGTCCCTTTGGCAATGTGATAAACTGTCCCACAGGAACGGTTTGCACTAATTCCAATGACGTTTGTGTGGAAAGTTCCGAAGTTACAGGAACTATAATAGATGTGTGCGGAACCTCTGGAGGAAACGGATGTGCAACATGCACAGATACTAATTACGCGTGTGTCAGCAAAACCCAATTTGCGAGATGTTCTAAAGAAGTTCTAATAGATGCGAATATCTATAGTTGCAATACTGATGAGATTTGTAGCTCGACAGCTCTTAAGAAGTACGGCAATATCTGTGTGCCCTCGTGCGCTCGTGATTTC CTGGATTTAAACGCTACGTGCAGCAACAGTGAATACTCGACGACGACTACTGCAGCTCCGTCAACTGTTTCACCCAGTGCTGATGATAAAATTAGTGCCTGTACCCAGGCAGAAAAGGACCTTGGGGTACCATCAAACACCACCTACTTCCTCACAATATATAAAGCCGATATTACCTGTCATACTTATCTGTACTGCCAAAGAAATGTTGACGTCAAATGGGAAACCGTATATATGTCCTGTTCATCATCCCAGCCATATTACGATTCTAAAAAAAACGTATGTGTGGGAACGAAGCCAACAGGTTGCCCTTAA